A genome region from Gossypium hirsutum isolate 1008001.06 chromosome A04, Gossypium_hirsutum_v2.1, whole genome shotgun sequence includes the following:
- the LOC107948479 gene encoding uncharacterized protein, protein MRKGRGKAKKPTIVSSREDPGSGEDEKIPESKRRGRPQKQLKDDVDEDDAEKKEEDGEEVKGSVPIKEMKSQAATENGRKRKRSMQAKENLDSVKKENCITAKSSTDDSSKSVGYRQNGSRRKSKPRRAAEAVVECK, encoded by the coding sequence ATGAGAAAAGGCAGAGGAAAAGCAAAGAAGCCGACTATTGTTTCTTCTCGTGAGGATCCTGGAAGTGGTGAAGATGAAAAGATTCCAGAATCTAAGAGAAGAGGAAGGCCGCAAAAGCAATTGAAGGATGATGTTGATGAAGATGATGcagagaagaaagaagaagacgGGGAAGAAGTGAAAGGTTCTGTTCCCATCAAAGAGATGAAAAGTCAGGCTGCTACTGAGAACGGAAGGAAGAGGAAAAGGTCAATGCAGGCAAAAGAAAACTTAGATTCAGTCAAGAAAGAAAATTGTATTACAGCAAAATCGAGCACTGATGATTCATCAAAATCTGTTGGCTATCGACAAAATGGTAGCAGGCGCAAAAGCAAGCCTCGACGGGCTGCTGAAGCCGTCGTTGAATGCAAGTGA